From the genome of Ignavibacteria bacterium:
TTAATGGGCACCCTGAATGCACAAGGCAAATGGTTTAAGGGCAATACCCACACCCATACCACGAATAGTGATGGTGTGTTTTCCCCAGGTCCAACAATTGAAATTTATAGAAGTAATAATTACGACTTCCTTGTAATTAGTGACTATAATTATATTACCCCCGTTTCACAATATAACAGACCCGATTTCTTACTTATTAATGGAGAAGAAATTACCTTTTCAAAACATGTAAACGGGATCGGTATTTCTGAAATAATTACTCCCGTAGGCAATTATTTAAGAATGGCCATTTCTGCCGTAAAAGCTCAAAATGGGATCTCCATCCTGAATCATCCCCTCTGGGCCCCAACAAGATGTTACTTTAATGATATTTATTCAATTCCTGACCTGAAATATATGGAGATTTATAATACTTCTACAGAACCAGAAAGAATTCAGGAATATTTAGCATTGTGGGATAGTTTACTTTCCGGCAATAAAGTAATCTATGGAGTAGCTAGTGATGATATGCATGAGCTGGTGCATGTTGGACATGGCTGGATTCAGGTACATGCTCTTTCACTGCTGCAGGACAGTATATTGTCAGCTATGAGAAGAGGTGATTTTTACTCCTCCTCTGGTATTGAACTTTCATATATTCGCTTTGATGGAAAAACAATTTCCATTTCAAGCGTTAATGGGGATCAAATTAAGTTCATCGGTATGAATGGGAAAGTATTAGCGAAGACTGAAGGTAAATCAGCCATTTACCAGATATATGGCGACGAGTCGTATGTGCGTACTGAAATATCTAATAAGAATGGGCAAATGGCCTGGACCCAGCCAATATTTCTAAAAGGACAAAACCCGATTGAACTAAATCCAATAACACCCGGTGAATATCAAATTCAACAAAACTTTCCCAATCCGTTTAATGCAGGTACAATCATCGACTATTCTCTGCCGGTTGAAAGTTATGTGAAGGTTGATGTATATAATATACTGGGAGAACTTGTGGAAACCCCGGTCAATGGTCGTGAGCAATCAGGATTCCATGAAATATTTATTAGTTCTGATTTATTAAAGTCCGGAGTTTATTTATACCAGATTCGTGCACATTCTTTGGACAATAAATGGTTTTATCATACAATTAAAAAAATGATGTGCATAAAATAACGTGGTATCTGGAGTTTAGTATAAATGATTTATAATCCAATCCCGGAGTGCAGCCCCCGAGGGGCTGACAACACCGCACACCTCAGAATATAAAAAGAAAGCCCGGAAATTTTCACTTCCGGGCTTTTTGTGTCGGAACGGCGGGATTTGAACCCGCGACCCCTTGAACCCCATTCAAGTACGCTACCGGGCTGCGCCACGTTCCGATTTTTATAATTATTTTAATTTTTAATAATTATAACTTACTCTGTAAATATATCAAAAAATTCCGTAATAGTTCAAGGTCTCTTTTTATTGCAGGCATATCTTCTTCAACTTTTTTTACTTTTATTTCTGCCTCGCTCTCCTCAACCTTCACTTCAGGCGCCGGATCGGCCTGCTGCGGCACTTCAGGCTCAACTTCCTTAAGATTCTTTTTGGCTCCCTCTATCGTGTACTTCTCTTCCTTCAGAAGCTTTTTGATCCTTAGGATTACCTGAATATCCTTATTTGTGTATATCCTGTTGCCTGCCCTGTTTTTCGAGGGTTTTAAGTCCTCAAATTCGTTCTCCCAATACCTTAAGACGTACTGCTCCAAGCCTGTAATTTTACTTACTTCACTTATTGAATAGTATAGCTTCTTTATTCCGAGTTCTTTCAATTTAAACCCTGTGAAAAACAAAGTCCAAAATAACTAATTCATTATAAAGTATCAAGATAAACGGCTTGAAATGAACTATTTTATGAAGTCTTGTACCGGTTTTTCAGACTTGAACGCTGTTTAACTCCCTGATAATCGGAATAAGATCACTTATATCGTTCAGCTCAAAGTCGGCTATGTTAGCCTGATTGTTGAATGTATCACCGTATTTTGCAAATGCGGTCTTCATCCCGAGCTGCGAGGCCCCAACAATATCCCTCTCAACCCAGTCGCCTACCATTATTGATTCTTCAGGATTTGTATCCAGCTTAAAGAGTACCGCCCTGAAAGGCACGGGACTCGGTTTTCTTTCGCCTGTCTCATCAAAAGTCACAACAGCATCAAAGAAGTTGTGGAAATTCAGCGTTGCCAGCCTCAGCCAGGCCTCTTTTACCGGGGCATCCGAAACAATGCCCAGCTTTAAGCCCATCTTTGAAAGCTGAATTAAGGTGGAATAAACGTGAGGATAAGGCGTCAGTTCGGCTTCCCTGGCCCGCCTGTAGGCAACAATGCCTGAAGCCAGTATCTTGTTATCTACCCTGTTAATTGCTTTCTGCAGGAAAAGGTCAAAAACATGCTGGTACTCAATTCCCTGCTCAAGATAAATTTCATTTATCTTCTTGTTTGCCTCTTCAATTGTCATGTCCAGGCCTGCATCTATCATTGCGGGAATCGCTGCCTCAATTGCTCTTCTTTTCATCTTCATGAAATCTACCAGCGTATTATCCAGATCAAATATTACTGCCTTAATCATTTTGTCTTATCCTGTTTTACTTATTGCTTAAAATCTCTTTTATGAGGTATACTGCAGCCAGATAACCCTTTTCCTTAAATCCCGATACATACCCGTTGCACGAGGTTGCCGTAATCAGCACCTGCCGGAAATCATCCCTTCCCGATAGGTTTGAAAGATGAACTTCAATTTTGGGTATTTTACATTCGGTCAGTGCATCCTTTATGGCTACAGAGGTGTGCGCATAGCCGCCCGGGTTAATTATAAGTGCGTCAAAATCCCCGGATGCCTGCTGAATCCTGTCAATCAGCCCCCCTTCGTGGTTGGACTGGAAAAATTCAAACTGTTCCTCTGGATACTTTTCCCTTACAACCTTCTCAATTTCCTCCAGGGTCAATGTTCCGTAATGATCCTTATCCCTCATCCCAAGGAGGTTCAGATTCGGCCCGTTGAGCACAAGAATTCTCATTTTGCCTCGTTCATTTCGTCTATAACCTCGCGAAGCCTGGGGGTCAGATATATCTGGTCAATCCCCAGCTCCTTCAGCGCCGCCGATAATATCATGGCCTTGCGCTGCTGGTTCGCCATCCTGTTTATTACTATAACCTTCGACTCCTTTAAGAGGCAGTAGCCCCCCTTGAAATCCCCTTTTTCAAAACGGACGGTGGCGCCAAGCTCTCCGGCCAGCGCCTTAAGGTCTTTTAATATCTCTTCAAATTCTTTTTCTTTTATATTCATTTAACTTTTTTCATTCTGAGCGGTTTAAATATTATTAAAAATAAAATCGCGCAATAGGAAAAAATTTCGATCAATGGGAAACTGCTTAACAGCTTCATCCTTTTAATGTAAATTGCCAGTATATCCTTTGGTACAAAAGCCGAATAGAATACTTTGGTCGCTATCTGGTAATCCAGCGTCATTAAATAAAGTTCAAAAGGAGCAGTAATTACTACTATAAGAAGAATTACAAAAAGCCATCCTTCCTCTTTGAGCTTGATCCCGGAGGTTGAAATAAATAAAATAAATGATAATAAAAATACCAGGTAAAGAATAAGCGTGAAGGTAACCGAACTGTTTAATGTATAGAAGATTCCCCCTAAATTCTGGTCAGTTACATAACTCTTTAATACGAAATCCCTGGGCTCAAAAAGCTGATAGGTGAGAAGAATTCTTGAGAGGTAACCACCGAACCATAAAATACCGCTTAAAGTACAAACATATAAAAATATTTTAGAAATTTTGTTTAGGTTTTGCATAAATTGAATATCCTTTTTGCAAAAATATGAAAAATATATGAATATTGCTTCTATTGATATAGGTACAAATACCATTTTATTGCTTGTTTCAAATATAAACACAATAGATGGAAAAATTAAACCCCTCGTAAATATGTACAGAATGCCCAGAATAGGTAAAGGGCTTACACCCGGGGGACCAATCTCCAGCGACAGGATCAAGGCCATGATGGATGTAATGGATGAATACTCCTCCATCATAAAATCCCAAAACTGCAGCCATGTAATTGCTAAGGCAACAAGCGCAATGCGCCTTGCCTCAAACAGTAAGGATATTATCTCACGGGTTCATGATAAGTACGGGATCGATATTTCGGTCATTAGCGGCCAGGAAGAGGCCAGGCTTTCTTTCCTCGGCGCAACTTCTGCCGTTGAGGCTGAAAAGTACGTCGTAATAGACGTCGGCGGCGGAAGTACGGAAATTATCTACGGCAGCAGGGAAAACATTCTCTTCAGCAAAAGCTTCCTGGGAGGCGTGGTGAGCTTTACGGAAAAACACCTCAGGCACGATCCCCCGCTGCAAGAGGAAACTATGGAGCTCGAGCGCGCAATTGAGGAAAGATTCCTTGAGCTGAAAGATAAATTCCCCAAAGGCTTTTCTGTCGTTGCCGTTGCAGGCACTCCTACATCACTCTCCTGTGTAAGGCAGGGGCTTCAGCACTACGACGAGGATAAGGTTGAAAACTCGGTTTTAACCCTTGGGGACATAAACCAAATGGCAGTGGATTTCTCAAAAGTCCAAAGCCAAAAAATCCTAGAACTATATCCTGAAATAATGAAAGGCCGCGAGGACGTAATCTATTCAGGAACACTCATCCTGAAGAACATCCTGAAACTCCTGCCCGCAGAAGGCCTCATAGTCTCGGGACGCGGCATCCGTTACGGGGCACTGATAGACTTTATGAAAAACCTGTAAACATAAAGAACAGGGTCCCTTAAAGGATCCTGTTCTGAATTATTGTATCGTGAAGCTCTTCCGACTGCTTTAAGTAATCGAGCGTATAATGAAGACCGCGGCTTTCTTTTCTCATTTTGGCCGACTTGATTATCATGTGCGAACACGTAATCAGGTCTCTTAATTCAAGTATCGATTCGAATACCCTGGCTTTCTTATACATATCCTCAATTTCAAGGTACAGGTTGTGTATGCGGTGAAAGGCTCTGTCCAGCCTGAGGTTGGATCTTACAATCCCAACGTAATCCCACATCACCTGCTTAACCTCTTTAATGCTGTGAGTAATCATTATCATCTCATCATGAGTCAGCGTGCCCGAATCATCCCACAACGGTATCTGAGGTATCTTTGAAGGCTCTTTGTCTATCGTTGCATTCATATCCATTGCGGCCCTGAAAGAAAATACTAGTGCTTCCAAAAGAGAGTTGCTTGCAAGGCGGTTTGCACCGTGCACGCCCGTCATAGATACTTCACCGCATGCATAAAGGTTCTTTAACGATGCCCTCCCGCACGTATCCACTACAACGCCTCCGCATGCATAGTGCGCTGCCGGAACAACGGGGATGTAATCCTTTGAAATGTCTATCCCTGCCTCAAGGCAGTTTTTATAGATGTGCGGAAAATGCTCTTTAATCTGATCCTTGTCCTTATGCGTGATATCCAGGTAAACATGCTCGTCGCCCCGTTTCTTCAGCTCATTGTCTATTGCGCGTGCAACAATGTCGCGCGGAGCAAGCTCTTTCCTGGAGTCGTACTTATACATGAACTCCTGCCCGTCCTTTGTCCTTAAAATCCCTCCGAAACCCCTTACGGCTTCAGATATAAGGAATGCGGGCTTGGAGACATTGCCATAGTCAGATGAATGGTAAAATGAAGTCGGATGGAACTGTATGAACTCCATATTTCCAATTTTTGCGCCTGCACGGTATGCAATTGCAAAGCCGTCGCCCGTTGCAATCAACGGATTTGTCGTGTGCAGGTAAACCTGCCCCAGTCCGCCTGTAGCCAGCAGTGTCTTCTGTGCCGTAATTGTCTTGACCTCCCTGCTTTTTACATCCAGCACGTATGCACCCCAGCAGTGACGGTTATTTATCTCCTGCTCCTTTAACTGGTAAACGTTGTGCTCGGTTATGAGGTCAATTGCAATGTGGTTTTCCAAGAGCGTAATATTCTTGCGCGAAGTGATGGCTTCAATCAGAGCCCTTTCAACCTCGGCGCCCGTAAGGTCAGCTGCGTGCACAATCCTGTGTGCCGAGTGGCCTCCTTCTTTTGCAAGGTCCAGCTTGCCGTCCTTGAGCGTAAACTTAGCGCCAATATCTATTAGATCATGAATTCTCTTCGGGCCTTCTGTAACCAGAATTTCCACGGCCTCTTTCTTGCAGAGTCCCGCTCCTGCAATTAAAGTGTCTTCAATATGCTTTTCGTAAGAATCCTTTGAATCGATAACAGAGGCAATACCGCCCTGTGCAAGGTTAGTGTTCGATTCGGCCTTGCTCTTTTTAGTAACAATAACAACACGGAAATGTTCATCAACTTTAAGCGCCGCATAAAGCCCGGCAATTCCGCTTCCAATAATCAGTACGTCTGTGTTAATTTCCATTATAAAAGTTCTTCTCTACTTGTTTTTAATTGCGTCTTTTAGAACGCTTAAATATAAATCTATGTTTTCTTTTGTTGCAATAAGAGGAGGCAGAATTCTTATCACGTTAACGTTTGTAGCGTTGGAAAGCACTTTCCTCTCCCTCATGGCTTTAACTACCGGGGAAGCCTCGTAATAAAGCTCCACACCAAGCATATAGCCTTTGCCCCTTACGTCTTTAATGTCGCCGGGCAATTCCTCTTTTAATTTATTAAGCTCCGCCTTGAAGTAATTTCCATTCTCATAAACCTTCTCCAGAAGTCCGTGCTCAAAGACCTCTTCAAGAACAACCTTACCCGCGGCGCAGCTCACCGGGTTTCCGCCGAATGTTGTGCCGTGCTTGCCCGCTGTAAACACATCCTTAAGCCTGTCGGTTGTAAGGAACGCTCCCAAAGGAAGACCTCCTCCAATAGCCTTGGCAGTTACAATTATATCCGGCTCCACGCCGTAATATTCATGCACGAACGCCTTGCCGCTTCTTCCAATTCCGTCCTGAATTGCATCGGCAACAAATATGAACCCGTACTTGTCTCTCAGCTCTACGACCTTGCGTATGAACTCTTCTGAGACCTCGTTAATTCCGCCTTCACCCTGTATGAATTCGAATATGATGGCAGCAGTATCCTTGCCCGCTTTCTTTTCCAGGTCCTTAACGTTATTGAATTCAATGTGGCCCACATTGGGTACAAGCGGTTCAAAACCCTTCTGGTACTTTTCCCTTGCAGTAAGCGTCATTGCGCCATAGGTCCTGCCGTGGAATGAATTGGTAAGAGAAAATATCTTCTTATCGGAACCCATTTTGAGCCTGATAAGCTTAATTGTCCCTTCAATAGCCTCAGTGCCGCTGTTGGCAAGAAAGGCGCGCGTCATTTTTGAATACTTTAATAACTTCTCAGTAAACTCAACCTGTACATCCGTAATGAAATTATTTGAAAGGTGCCCGAACTTTCCGATCTGGCTGCATACGGCTTCAACAATTTTGGGATGAGCATAGCCCAGTGCATTTACTGCAAGGCCGGAGAAGAAATCCAGGTACCTGTCGCCCTTGGAATCAATAAGATAGACTCCTTCGCCGCGTGAAATTTCAATTGGAATGCGGTTATAGGTAGGAAGGAACAGCTCTTTTTCTTTTTCCAGTAATGTTTTCATAATATTTCTTCAATTTATGAATGATATTTTTACAATTGGACAATTAAAGAAAAATAATTGCAATGCCCATTAAAATACTTATAATGGAAGGAAACATCAACCCGTTCTGCGGGAATTCTCCGCGTTGAATAGCTCACACCTTCAGGGATGATTTTTCGAATTTGTTTTATGACTAGCCCCGAGCTTTAGCTCGGGGTAACGGAATAATCCATCCCCACGTAGGGGCTTTAGCCCCCGATCCTCTGTATCGCAAAACAATTTAATAACTAAACGCCGCCGCAATAGCTAAAACTACACCAGCGGTAATAATGTTATATAAGAGCGTAACCATAAGAGAATACATCTTAGCCCTCGTAGCCGCATAAACGGCCCAGAAGCCTAAGACTAACGACCACAGAAACATTATCCCTTCCATTGCGGCCATTGTGTATGCCGGCGTGGGCTTTAATAAAAAAGGCGAGGGGTTGCTTGAGAATAGAAATCCCCCGAACAAAACCAGTTCCACCGGAAATAAAAATACCAGCGCAAACACGTGGGGGATCTGACTGTAAATGAAAAATGAAAAGTTATCCTTGTATCTTGTCTTTACACTGAAGGCTTTGGTAAATGAAGTAAACAGAAGCGAGAAGATGGCTGCAATTAAAAGAACGGCTCCTATTGAACTAAAGAAAACCGCAACTACGTGCGAAAATACCTGCGTCCCTTTGAATACGGGCTCAGATAAAATAAGAGCATTTATAAAAAACTTAATCCCGATCAGGAATGATAAAAGGAAAATAAAATTTTTGTGCTCTGCGTGTATGATGTCTGAAAACGCTTTTACGGGCGATTCAATAAGCCCGCCTACCGTCTTCCATAGATCTATGTTTACAACCCTGTCCCTTAAGTATGCTCTGCAGTTTCCGCATATAAGGCTGAAATAGGGGTTTTCTCCGCTGCAGTTTTTACAAGTTATAACGTTTTTCATGGTCTTCCTCTTACATAAAAATCTTTTACCCGGACCGCTTAATGATTTAGACGCATAAGAAGCAAGGAAGGTTTAACTCTATATGAGTATTTTAATCAGCTAAAAATTAACACGCAAATTCAGCCTGGAGACTTTCGAAACCGGGTCCTCATCCACACTGAAATCAAAAAGCTGGGCATCCACGTATGCATCCAGAAGGTTTAAGGCGTAGGCTATTCCCATGTAGATGGCAAAAAGATCCCTCTGATCGCGGTAGAAATCCCTCACACGCTTATAACTCTCGGCATTCCCCTGCCTGAGGCCTGCAAGTGCATCCTTGTACTGTGTGGCGTAAGTGTGATAGTTGTTGTTCTGCCTTACCCATTCATAGCCGTAATAACCCAGAAATCCCCATACTACAGGCACTTTCCAGTACGACTCGTTATAGATCTGCCCGAGCCCCGGCAATATAGCGCTCCTTAATACGGCGCTCAAAGGGGACTTATGCATCCTGTAGACAAGTGTATCTTTCTTGGCCGGAGTTGTGGCATTCGAGGTGTCTGCCGTCTGGCTATAGCCCGCAGCAGACATCAGCAAGAGAAACAGGAATATTTTAATTATACATTTTGCCAATTATCTCAAACATCTCATATAAACGTTCAAGTTCATCCTTTGAATAGAAATCGATGACTATCTCACCAGTTCCATCCTGTTTTTGTTTGCAGGAAACTTTTGTGCCGAAAATTCTTCTTAGGCGGTCCTCAAAATCCCTCTGCGAAACTGACTGCACCACGCCCTGGCTTCCTGCCTTTGGCTTCTTTGCAGCCTGCCCGCCTAAGGCTAACTGCTTAACCAGTTCCTCAACCTTGCGTACTGTAAGGTTTTCCTTTATAATCTTTTTTAACAGCTCGAGCTGGAATGCTTCATTGGGCAGATTGATTAATGCACGGGCATGACCCGGACTTATTTCCTCTTTTATTAGGCTGTCCTGAATTTCCTTCGGCAGCTTAAGAAGCCTGATCGAGTTTGTAATTGTGGAGCGGTCTTTTCCCACCTGCTCCGAAATTTCTTCCTGTGTTAAACTGCATTCATCCATAAGGCGCTTGTAAGCCTGTGCAACTTCAATTGCATTAAGCTTTTCTCTTTGAATATTCTCAATGAGAGCCAGGGCAAGCATTGCTTCTTTTGTATCAACCTTGATGATGTATGCGGGAATTTCCTTGTAGCCTATCTCACCGCAGGCCCTGAACCTTCTTTCACCTGAAATCAGTTCGTACTTCTGAGGCCCGGTTCTCCTTACAGTAACAGGCTGTATGAGGCCGTTTGCAAGAATGGATTTCTTTAATTCTTCCAGCGCCGCCGGGTCAAATTCAATTCTTGGCTGGTAAGGGTTAGGCGAAATTGAGCTTAAAGGAAGCTTTGCCAGTACATCCACACCCTGCCCGTCGTCTGGCTTTATGTCGCTTGCCGGGACTGTTAGATTATTGTTGTTGTTGTTCTGTAAATTTGGTGATATTAAAGCATCTAAACCTCTGCCGAGGCCTGGTCTGAACTTATTATTACTCATTTACTTTATCTTGTTGTGAATTTTCTACTAAGTTTCTTTTCATCAGTTCTGAAGCTAAGCCAATGTAATTTTGGGCGCCTGCCGAAACTGCATCGTAGAGTATAACCGGCTTGGCATGACTTGGAGCTTCAGAAATTCTGACATTTCTTTGAATTACAGTATCAAATACCTTATTCCCAAAGTATTTTTTTACTTCTTCGGCAACCTGATGAGAAAGCCTTAGGCGCGTATCAAACATGGTCAGAAGTACTCCTTCAATCATCAGATTAGGATTAAAGTGCTTCTTTACGATGTTGATAGTATTTAACAGCTGCCCTAAACCCTCCAGGGCGAAATATTCACACTGAACCGGAATTAAAACTGAATTTGAAGCGGTCAATGAATTCAAAGTCAGTATGCTCAATGATGGAGGACAGTCTATAAAAACGTAATCGTACCTCTCCTCTATCGTTGCAATCGCTTTTTTCAGTATGGATTCCCTTACATCAACATTAATGAGCTCAACTTCGGCTCCTACAAGGTTAATTGTCGAAGGCAGGAGGTCCAGAAAAGGCATATAAGTATTTGTAATGCAGTTGCTGATGTCATCCTGGCCGACGAGCACATCATAAACCGATTTATTATTTCCATCGTAACCCAGGCCTGAGGTGGAATTTGCCTGCGGATCAATGTCTATTAATAAGGTCTTATTTTCAGCCGCAGCAATTGAGGCAGATAAATTGATTGCAGTGGTAGTTTTACCTACGCCGCCCTTCTGATTCGCTATTGATATTACTTTTGCCATTAATCTTTAATTGAATTCAAATTCGCAAGAATTAAAATGAATACAGCCCAGTTTTGATAAATAATGCCCCTAAGTTACACATATTTATCAAAATAAGGAAATCCTTTTATGTGTAATTATATTTCGCCGGTGCCCTTAAGTAAACTTAACAGCAAAAAGCGGCGAAATTGTTCCGGAATTAAATAAAAAGGAAGGCTAAACCGCCATCTCCTGCCCGAATTCCAGTATGCGGCACTCCTTGCCCTTCTCTTCCAGCTTCCTCTTAAACTCCCTCGGATCGGCCTCAATTAGAGGAAATGTCTTGTAATGGATCGGAATTGCCACTTTCGGATTCGTTAGCTCAACCGCCTTAACAGCGTCCCTGACGTCCATAGTAAAATTGTCACCTATAGGAAGAAGCATTACATCTACCGGGTTCATCTCTCCGATCAGTTTCATATCATAGAACAAGGCCGTGTCACCCGTGTGATATAAGGTCTTCCCGTCAATAAAAAGAAGTACCCCTGCAGGCTCGCCGCAGTACGTGCCGTCGGGAGCGCTTGAGCCGTGGTGCGCAATCGTAAACTTCACCCGCCCGAAATCAAAATTGTGCCCGCCCCCGATGCTCATGCCGTGAGTCTTGTACCCCTTGGCAGAAAGATAATTTGAAAGCTCAAAGACACAGATAAATAAGGGCTTGCTCCCTTCTGCAATTTTCATCGCGTCACCTAAGTGGTCGCCGTGGGCATGCGTAAGAATTATGTAGTCGGGTTTTAGATCCTTAGACTTTACAGGAGAGGTAGGGTTTTCATCCAGAAAAGGATCAATCAGTATCGTTTTCCCGCTATCCGTCGTAATCTGGCACGCGGAATGCGAAAAATATCTCAGTTTCATCTTTTCAATCCTCCTATTTTGCTGTAAAAAAATGCCTCGCATCTTTATTATGAAGGAATTTCAAAAACTCCAGCTTAATTTCCTGCAGGTTTTTGCCCTTTTTGGCATCAATGCACTCATTAATTTCTTCCGGAATCTTTATGCCGCACTCGGGCTCCAGGTTATCCAGGTTCTCCTTCAGCATATCAAGGTCGCGCCCGATGCCGATTAAGTCCTGCAGGCTTTTCAGATATTCAATATTCTTCTCGAATAACTTCCTGCTGAAACAAACCTCAAAATTTTCCAGGGAATACCTGAGCCTCCTTATGGCAATTCTTAAGGAATGAAGATTTTTGACCGTTGCCTCATCAAGAAATCTCTCGGTCTTTTTCCTGGCATCATTGTACTTTCTGCTGAGGATTATTGATGCCGAGACAGAAAAAGGCGTATCGCGCCTAAGTCCCTTGGATTTTGTCATATTGTGTGGCCCGGATCCCTTTATTCAACAAGTTAAAAGAAATCTCTCACATAAAAAGTACTTTAATAAAACCGGAAATTGCCTGCAAAGCCCTCATTTTACTCTTTTCTCCGGCATATATGGTCGGAATGTCTACAAACCCTATTGTGCAGTTTTCTCTCGAGGCGTTTACAAGT
Proteins encoded in this window:
- a CDS encoding ParA family protein: MAKVISIANQKGGVGKTTTAINLSASIAAAENKTLLIDIDPQANSTSGLGYDGNNKSVYDVLVGQDDISNCITNTYMPFLDLLPSTINLVGAEVELINVDVRESILKKAIATIEERYDYVFIDCPPSLSILTLNSLTASNSVLIPVQCEYFALEGLGQLLNTINIVKKHFNPNLMIEGVLLTMFDTRLRLSHQVAEEVKKYFGNKVFDTVIQRNVRISEAPSHAKPVILYDAVSAGAQNYIGLASELMKRNLVENSQQDKVNE
- a CDS encoding ParB/RepB/Spo0J family partition protein, with the translated sequence MSNNKFRPGLGRGLDALISPNLQNNNNNNLTVPASDIKPDDGQGVDVLAKLPLSSISPNPYQPRIEFDPAALEELKKSILANGLIQPVTVRRTGPQKYELISGERRFRACGEIGYKEIPAYIIKVDTKEAMLALALIENIQREKLNAIEVAQAYKRLMDECSLTQEEISEQVGKDRSTITNSIRLLKLPKEIQDSLIKEEISPGHARALINLPNEAFQLELLKKIIKENLTVRKVEELVKQLALGGQAAKKPKAGSQGVVQSVSQRDFEDRLRRIFGTKVSCKQKQDGTGEIVIDFYSKDELERLYEMFEIIGKMYN
- a CDS encoding TIGR02253 family HAD-type hydrolase, whose product is MIKAVIFDLDNTLVDFMKMKRRAIEAAIPAMIDAGLDMTIEEANKKINEIYLEQGIEYQHVFDLFLQKAINRVDNKILASGIVAYRRAREAELTPYPHVYSTLIQLSKMGLKLGIVSDAPVKEAWLRLATLNFHNFFDAVVTFDETGERKPSPVPFRAVLFKLDTNPEESIMVGDWVERDIVGASQLGMKTAFAKYGDTFNNQANIADFELNDISDLIPIIRELNSVQV
- a CDS encoding metal-dependent hydrolase — encoded protein: MKLRYFSHSACQITTDSGKTILIDPFLDENPTSPVKSKDLKPDYIILTHAHGDHLGDAMKIAEGSKPLFICVFELSNYLSAKGYKTHGMSIGGGHNFDFGRVKFTIAHHGSSAPDGTYCGEPAGVLLFIDGKTLYHTGDTALFYDMKLIGEMNPVDVMLLPIGDNFTMDVRDAVKAVELTNPKVAIPIHYKTFPLIEADPREFKRKLEEKGKECRILEFGQEMAV
- a CDS encoding 3-dehydroquinate dehydratase; translated protein: MRILVLNGPNLNLLGMRDKDHYGTLTLEEIEKVVREKYPEEQFEFFQSNHEGGLIDRIQQASGDFDALIINPGGYAHTSVAIKDALTECKIPKIEVHLSNLSGRDDFRQVLITATSCNGYVSGFKEKGYLAAVYLIKEILSNK
- a CDS encoding CHAD domain-containing protein, with product MTKSKGLRRDTPFSVSASIILSRKYNDARKKTERFLDEATVKNLHSLRIAIRRLRYSLENFEVCFSRKLFEKNIEYLKSLQDLIGIGRDLDMLKENLDNLEPECGIKIPEEINECIDAKKGKNLQEIKLEFLKFLHNKDARHFFTAK
- a CDS encoding MerR family transcriptional regulator, whose product is MKELGIKKLYYSISEVSKITGLEQYVLRYWENEFEDLKPSKNRAGNRIYTNKDIQVILRIKKLLKEEKYTIEGAKKNLKEVEPEVPQQADPAPEVKVEESEAEIKVKKVEEDMPAIKRDLELLRNFLIYLQSKL
- a CDS encoding acetylornithine/succinylornithine family transaminase, with the protein product MKTLLEKEKELFLPTYNRIPIEISRGEGVYLIDSKGDRYLDFFSGLAVNALGYAHPKIVEAVCSQIGKFGHLSNNFITDVQVEFTEKLLKYSKMTRAFLANSGTEAIEGTIKLIRLKMGSDKKIFSLTNSFHGRTYGAMTLTAREKYQKGFEPLVPNVGHIEFNNVKDLEKKAGKDTAAIIFEFIQGEGGINEVSEEFIRKVVELRDKYGFIFVADAIQDGIGRSGKAFVHEYYGVEPDIIVTAKAIGGGLPLGAFLTTDRLKDVFTAGKHGTTFGGNPVSCAAGKVVLEEVFEHGLLEKVYENGNYFKAELNKLKEELPGDIKDVRGKGYMLGVELYYEASPVVKAMRERKVLSNATNVNVIRILPPLIATKENIDLYLSVLKDAIKNK
- the nadB gene encoding L-aspartate oxidase codes for the protein MEINTDVLIIGSGIAGLYAALKVDEHFRVVIVTKKSKAESNTNLAQGGIASVIDSKDSYEKHIEDTLIAGAGLCKKEAVEILVTEGPKRIHDLIDIGAKFTLKDGKLDLAKEGGHSAHRIVHAADLTGAEVERALIEAITSRKNITLLENHIAIDLITEHNVYQLKEQEINNRHCWGAYVLDVKSREVKTITAQKTLLATGGLGQVYLHTTNPLIATGDGFAIAYRAGAKIGNMEFIQFHPTSFYHSSDYGNVSKPAFLISEAVRGFGGILRTKDGQEFMYKYDSRKELAPRDIVARAIDNELKKRGDEHVYLDITHKDKDQIKEHFPHIYKNCLEAGIDISKDYIPVVPAAHYACGGVVVDTCGRASLKNLYACGEVSMTGVHGANRLASNSLLEALVFSFRAAMDMNATIDKEPSKIPQIPLWDDSGTLTHDEMIMITHSIKEVKQVMWDYVGIVRSNLRLDRAFHRIHNLYLEIEDMYKKARVFESILELRDLITCSHMIIKSAKMRKESRGLHYTLDYLKQSEELHDTIIQNRIL
- a CDS encoding CehA/McbA family metallohydrolase translates to LMGTLNAQGKWFKGNTHTHTTNSDGVFSPGPTIEIYRSNNYDFLVISDYNYITPVSQYNRPDFLLINGEEITFSKHVNGIGISEIITPVGNYLRMAISAVKAQNGISILNHPLWAPTRCYFNDIYSIPDLKYMEIYNTSTEPERIQEYLALWDSLLSGNKVIYGVASDDMHELVHVGHGWIQVHALSLLQDSILSAMRRGDFYSSSGIELSYIRFDGKTISISSVNGDQIKFIGMNGKVLAKTEGKSAIYQIYGDESYVRTEISNKNGQMAWTQPIFLKGQNPIELNPITPGEYQIQQNFPNPFNAGTIIDYSLPVESYVKVDVYNILGELVETPVNGREQSGFHEIFISSDLLKSGVYLYQIRAHSLDNKWFYHTIKKMMCIK